In Halopseudomonas nanhaiensis, a single window of DNA contains:
- a CDS encoding phosphatidylglycerophosphatase A family protein — translation MSESREPVPASVWRNPVHFLAFGFGSGAAPFAPGTWGTLAAMPFILLWQQLPVAGYALVIVLATLLGIWLCQRTADDLGVHDHGGIVWDEFVGVWIALWLAPPGWAWLLAGFVLFRLFDIAKPWPIGWVDRRVGGGLGIMLDDILAGFMTLGVLWLAELVVVRL, via the coding sequence GTGTCTGAATCCCGCGAGCCCGTCCCGGCTTCGGTATGGCGCAACCCGGTACATTTCCTCGCCTTCGGTTTCGGAAGTGGTGCCGCACCGTTCGCGCCCGGTACCTGGGGCACGCTGGCGGCGATGCCGTTCATCCTGCTCTGGCAGCAACTGCCGGTTGCGGGTTACGCGCTGGTCATCGTGCTGGCGACGCTGCTCGGCATTTGGCTGTGTCAGCGCACCGCCGATGATCTGGGTGTACATGATCATGGCGGAATCGTCTGGGACGAGTTTGTCGGCGTATGGATCGCGCTCTGGCTGGCGCCGCCAGGCTGGGCGTGGTTGCTAGCCGGCTTCGTGCTGTTTCGTCTGTTCGACATCGCCAAGCCCTGGCCCATAGGCTGGGTCGACAGGCGGGTTGGTGGCGGGCTGGGCATCATGCTTGACGATATTCTGGCCGGCTTCATGACGCTCGGCGTGCTGTGGCTTGCCGAGCTGGTCGTCGTGCGCCTCTAG
- the thiL gene encoding thiamine-phosphate kinase encodes MGEFELVRRFFRSKALEQAGDRQRVALGIGDDAALLDVRPGFRSVISTDSLVESVHFPAQYAPADLGYRALAVAASDLAAMAARPVAFTLALTLPDTDETWLEGFSQGLAAAAGDLRMSLIGGDTTRGPLNIGVTVFGEVARGAEMRRDGAHPGDLLCVSGPLGDGAAGLAAVTGQALPASLNDDERDYLRRRFWAPQVHWEFGLELARVASAGLDVSDGLLADAAHLAEESGVGLQIRLADVPVSSALAHWPAAQREAWMLSGGDDYVLLFTLPRASEAQLTVWRAAGWPIAVIGRVVGGEGVWLDRGDGLETYSGVPGYQHFGGTSV; translated from the coding sequence ATGGGTGAATTCGAGCTGGTCCGCCGGTTCTTTCGCAGCAAGGCCCTCGAACAGGCCGGTGATCGCCAGCGGGTGGCGTTGGGCATAGGCGATGATGCCGCTCTGCTCGACGTACGCCCCGGCTTCCGCAGTGTCATCTCCACGGACTCGCTGGTCGAGTCCGTTCATTTTCCCGCGCAGTATGCCCCGGCCGATCTCGGCTATCGCGCGCTAGCCGTGGCAGCCAGTGATCTCGCAGCGATGGCCGCGCGGCCCGTCGCGTTCACGCTGGCGCTTACTCTTCCAGATACCGACGAAACCTGGCTTGAGGGTTTTTCGCAGGGGCTGGCTGCGGCGGCCGGCGACCTTCGCATGTCGCTGATCGGCGGCGACACTACCCGCGGCCCCTTGAATATCGGCGTGACCGTCTTTGGTGAAGTCGCCAGGGGTGCGGAGATGCGTCGTGACGGCGCGCACCCGGGCGACCTGCTCTGCGTCAGCGGCCCGCTTGGAGATGGTGCCGCCGGCCTGGCCGCAGTAACCGGCCAGGCGCTGCCGGCCAGTCTCAACGATGACGAGCGCGATTACTTGCGTCGACGGTTCTGGGCACCGCAGGTGCATTGGGAGTTCGGGCTGGAGCTGGCGCGGGTGGCCAGCGCCGGGCTGGACGTGTCCGACGGCCTGCTGGCCGACGCCGCCCATCTGGCCGAAGAGAGCGGGGTGGGGCTGCAGATACGCCTTGCCGACGTGCCCGTCTCGTCTGCACTGGCACACTGGCCCGCCGCTCAGCGTGAAGCCTGGATGCTCAGCGGGGGCGACGACTACGTCTTGCTGTTCACCCTGCCGCGCGCGAGCGAAGCGCAGCTCACCGTGTGGCGTGCCGCGGGCTGGCCGATTGCCGTGATTGGTCGTGTAGTAGGCGGCGAGGGCGTCTGGCTCGACCGTGGCGACGGCCTGGAAACCTATTCCGGAGTCCCCGGCTATCAGCATTTCGGAGGTACGAGTGTCTGA